A single genomic interval of uncultured Sunxiuqinia sp. harbors:
- a CDS encoding FecR family protein — translation MDKDFISKILMGQASEAEKETYYRLLAEDENERELFLKTKELWVITSANNKISEQTVDQEFDEFWSKAVHQVQDNKPSQKLFSLLRYAAIAILLIGLGSLSSYLLLNSDQASNHLVQKFSAEKGSMAHFELDDGTVVWLNSETEIVLSEDQEGTRNIELKGEAYFEVRNSDKHGLLVNVGDLKIKDIGTSFNVKAYPDDDFIETTLMEGAVDILKSNNATITRLKPGENATYMRSDKSLNIKNVDVELISAWIDGKFAFRDKRLEDICLELENWYDVKFRFEDKQLKDFRYSGAIDKTTTVGYVLKMLKLTTNIQYQINNKPYELDEIIIY, via the coding sequence ATGGACAAGGATTTTATCTCAAAAATACTTATGGGTCAAGCATCTGAAGCAGAGAAAGAAACTTACTACCGTTTACTTGCCGAAGATGAGAATGAGCGGGAGTTATTTCTGAAAACCAAAGAACTATGGGTTATAACTTCTGCAAACAATAAAATTTCAGAGCAAACGGTTGACCAGGAGTTTGATGAATTTTGGTCAAAAGCCGTTCATCAAGTACAAGATAACAAACCTTCGCAAAAACTCTTTAGTTTGTTGCGCTATGCTGCTATTGCTATTCTTTTAATCGGATTAGGTAGTCTTTCCTCTTACCTGTTATTAAATTCAGATCAAGCAAGTAATCATTTGGTTCAAAAGTTTAGCGCAGAAAAAGGAAGTATGGCTCATTTTGAGTTGGATGATGGAACCGTTGTGTGGCTAAATTCAGAAACTGAAATCGTCTTATCAGAAGATCAAGAGGGAACGAGAAACATCGAACTTAAAGGAGAAGCTTACTTTGAAGTTAGGAACTCTGATAAGCACGGATTATTAGTGAATGTAGGTGATTTGAAAATAAAGGATATCGGAACTTCATTTAATGTAAAGGCTTATCCTGATGATGACTTTATAGAAACTACTTTGATGGAAGGAGCTGTGGATATTCTGAAAAGTAATAATGCGACAATCACAAGACTGAAACCTGGGGAGAACGCAACCTATATGAGAAGCGATAAAAGCCTCAATATTAAGAATGTTGATGTTGAACTTATTTCAGCATGGATTGATGGGAAATTTGCTTTTAGGGATAAACGTTTGGAAGATATTTGTCTTGAACTCGAAAACTGGTATGATGTGAAGTTCCGGTTTGAGGATAAACAATTGAAAGATTTCCGTTATTCAGGCGCTATTGATAAAACGACAACGGTAGGTTATGTTTTAAAAATGTTAAAACTAACAACAAATATTCAATATCAAATAAACAATAAGCCTTATGAACTTGATGAAATAATCATTTACTAG
- a CDS encoding malectin domain-containing carbohydrate-binding protein, which produces MRKFLNWLIFISFLYSCSDQHPVRQDISLNEGWHSIANDTNKLAYNGFESLVYSTKNWEEVNVPHNWDDYGGYRRLRHGNRHGYAWYRKSFQLEEQSSKRYFLWFEGVGSYATVWLNGDSIGYHAGGRTSFTLDVTDHIRFDKENILAVRADHPSDIRDLPWVCGGCSPEWGFSEGSQPMGIFRPVHLIVTNPIRIEPFGVHIWNDDKITDELANLHLTIEVKNNKEQVAKVEVINKLFDERGRLIKEVATFVHLSADQVDTVRQHIDQIVNPRLWSIEDPYLYKVITEVLQDGELVDQLETPYGIRWTKWDIQGENASNRFYLNGRPVFINGTAEYEHMMGQGHAFSDEQVLSRVAQVKAAGYNAFRDGHQPHNIRYQQQWDSLGILWWPQMSAHIWFANTEFQANFKQLLHDWIKERRNSPSIILWGLQNECTMPTEFARECTELIRELDPGASSQRLVTTCNGGTGTDWNVIQNWSGTYGGNPDIYDEELSEQLLNGEYGAWRSIDLHTEGDFEYKGPLSEDRFWQLMESKVRLGEAASDQSCGQFHWLLTSHDNPGRTQAGEGLRDIDRVGPVNYKGALTIWGEPLDVFYMFRSNYAPKETDPMVYIVSHTWPNRWEKTGIKDGIRVFSNCDEVELFNGVRKNSFGRKKQGPIGTHFKWDQVDIQNNVLYAVGYVDGKEVAEDYIVLGLLPEAAGVKELAGEVRPLTNNGEKNYLYRVNCGGPDYLDQEGNTWQADVHKDESGWGSVSWTDDYDDLPAFYGSQRITYDPIQGTDEWKLIQTFRYGRHKLAYKFRIPDGDYQLEMYFVEPWYGTGGGLDCNDWRIFDVAVNDEVVINDLDIWEEVGHDNLLKKTVAFSVKGGELKISFPEVKAAQAVISAIAISTTDENVKSAESSSRLFKNIQVASENNSNWSAKSWMNNGDLLYSDADAKIISLPPFLFGSEWVQTSAFSEAASGNSIATFELNEESDLIIGIDESITDKPNWLEEFTKRKDIMRSTYNSGTNYEIYQKRYAKGKKVELLPLNSRNSPMYAVAAVPVSNLDAPIDLRPSFKYEAEEAGSKGKAINTEILKKDCKFVPGKGDAIEWTFNVGLASKYGLEFRYMNKGTEDITVDGEIVAADGRLVWSGQWVFPVADIKWKSFRTDTQTTINAGKYTLRLKPRKQGPFYFDWMKIQ; this is translated from the coding sequence ATGCGAAAGTTTTTGAATTGGCTTATTTTCATATCGTTTTTATACTCGTGTTCTGATCAACATCCTGTACGACAAGATATCTCCTTAAATGAGGGGTGGCATTCTATAGCCAACGATACAAATAAACTTGCATATAATGGATTTGAGTCTCTGGTTTACTCAACTAAAAACTGGGAGGAGGTTAATGTTCCACACAATTGGGATGACTATGGCGGTTATCGCCGACTAAGGCATGGCAATAGGCATGGTTATGCCTGGTACCGGAAGTCATTTCAGCTTGAAGAGCAAAGTAGCAAACGGTATTTTCTTTGGTTTGAAGGCGTAGGTTCTTATGCGACAGTTTGGCTAAATGGCGATTCAATTGGCTACCATGCAGGAGGGCGGACTTCATTTACGCTGGATGTCACTGACCATATTCGTTTTGATAAAGAAAATATTTTGGCAGTTCGAGCAGACCATCCCTCAGACATTCGGGATTTACCTTGGGTTTGTGGTGGCTGTAGTCCTGAATGGGGATTCTCAGAGGGTAGTCAGCCGATGGGTATTTTTCGTCCGGTTCATTTGATTGTGACTAATCCTATTCGCATTGAACCATTTGGAGTTCATATCTGGAATGATGATAAAATTACTGATGAACTTGCAAACCTTCATTTAACCATCGAAGTGAAGAATAATAAAGAGCAGGTGGCAAAAGTTGAAGTGATTAATAAATTGTTTGATGAGCGTGGTCGGCTGATAAAAGAAGTCGCCACTTTTGTTCATCTTTCTGCAGATCAGGTTGATACCGTTCGGCAACATATTGATCAGATTGTAAATCCGCGTCTGTGGTCAATTGAAGATCCATATTTGTACAAGGTCATCACCGAAGTGTTACAGGATGGAGAACTGGTTGATCAGCTAGAAACACCCTATGGAATTCGATGGACGAAGTGGGATATTCAAGGTGAAAATGCAAGCAATCGTTTTTATTTAAACGGAAGGCCCGTGTTTATAAACGGTACTGCAGAGTATGAACATATGATGGGGCAGGGGCATGCTTTTTCTGATGAGCAGGTTCTTTCGAGAGTAGCGCAAGTAAAGGCTGCCGGATATAACGCTTTTCGGGATGGACACCAACCTCATAATATCCGCTATCAACAACAATGGGACAGTTTAGGAATTTTATGGTGGCCACAAATGAGTGCCCATATTTGGTTTGCCAATACTGAATTTCAGGCCAATTTTAAACAACTATTACACGACTGGATTAAAGAACGTAGAAATAGCCCATCAATTATTTTGTGGGGCTTGCAAAACGAGTGTACCATGCCAACTGAGTTTGCGCGGGAGTGTACCGAATTAATTCGGGAACTTGATCCGGGAGCATCAAGCCAGAGATTGGTGACCACTTGCAATGGAGGTACAGGAACCGATTGGAACGTCATTCAAAATTGGTCGGGCACTTACGGAGGAAATCCTGATATTTATGATGAAGAACTTTCGGAGCAATTGCTAAACGGCGAATACGGAGCATGGCGAAGTATTGATCTGCATACAGAGGGTGATTTTGAATACAAAGGGCCTTTAAGCGAAGATCGGTTTTGGCAGTTAATGGAGTCGAAAGTTCGTTTAGGTGAAGCTGCCAGCGATCAGTCTTGCGGGCAGTTCCACTGGTTGCTCACATCGCACGACAATCCTGGACGAACACAGGCTGGCGAAGGCCTTCGCGATATTGATCGGGTTGGTCCGGTAAATTACAAAGGAGCGCTAACCATTTGGGGTGAACCGTTGGATGTTTTTTACATGTTCAGGTCGAATTATGCACCCAAGGAAACCGATCCGATGGTTTACATTGTATCGCACACTTGGCCTAATCGATGGGAAAAAACGGGCATTAAAGATGGCATTCGGGTTTTCTCCAATTGCGATGAAGTTGAGCTCTTCAACGGAGTGCGTAAAAACTCATTTGGCCGGAAAAAGCAGGGACCAATTGGTACTCATTTCAAATGGGATCAGGTGGATATTCAAAACAATGTGCTCTATGCTGTTGGATATGTTGATGGCAAGGAGGTTGCCGAAGATTATATCGTTTTAGGTTTGTTGCCTGAAGCAGCAGGTGTAAAAGAATTAGCAGGAGAAGTAAGGCCACTCACGAATAATGGGGAAAAGAACTATTTATATCGTGTGAATTGCGGTGGGCCGGATTACCTTGATCAAGAAGGAAATACCTGGCAAGCTGATGTTCATAAAGACGAGTCGGGCTGGGGATCGGTATCCTGGACCGATGATTATGATGATTTGCCGGCATTTTATGGAAGTCAACGCATCACTTACGATCCAATTCAAGGCACCGATGAATGGAAACTTATTCAAACTTTCCGGTATGGGCGTCACAAACTGGCTTACAAATTCCGTATTCCCGATGGCGATTATCAGCTTGAAATGTATTTTGTTGAGCCTTGGTATGGAACGGGAGGAGGATTGGATTGCAACGACTGGCGCATTTTTGATGTTGCGGTAAATGACGAAGTCGTTATTAATGATTTGGATATTTGGGAAGAAGTTGGTCATGACAACTTGTTAAAGAAAACCGTTGCTTTTTCAGTTAAAGGAGGCGAATTGAAAATTTCATTTCCTGAGGTGAAAGCTGCGCAGGCTGTGATTTCAGCAATTGCTATTTCAACAACTGATGAGAATGTTAAATCTGCGGAGTCTTCAAGTCGACTGTTTAAAAATATACAAGTTGCGAGTGAAAATAATTCAAACTGGAGTGCCAAAAGTTGGATGAACAATGGAGATCTGCTTTATTCAGACGCAGATGCCAAAATTATTTCGTTACCTCCATTCTTATTTGGTAGCGAGTGGGTACAAACATCAGCATTTTCTGAAGCTGCAAGTGGAAATTCGATTGCTACATTCGAGCTTAATGAAGAGTCTGATTTAATTATTGGTATTGATGAGTCGATTACAGATAAGCCAAACTGGCTTGAGGAGTTTACAAAAAGAAAGGATATTATGCGATCGACATATAATAGCGGCACGAACTATGAGATCTATCAAAAACGATATGCGAAAGGCAAGAAGGTAGAGTTGCTTCCGCTTAATTCACGCAATTCTCCCATGTACGCTGTTGCTGCCGTTCCGGTATCTAATTTGGATGCTCCGATTGATTTACGGCCATCGTTCAAATATGAGGCGGAAGAGGCCGGAAGTAAAGGAAAAGCCATAAATACAGAGATTTTAAAGAAGGATTGTAAGTTTGTTCCCGGTAAAGGAGATGCAATTGAGTGGACTTTTAATGTTGGATTGGCCTCAAAATACGGATTGGAGTTTCGCTATATGAACAAAGGGACTGAGGATATCACCGTTGACGGAGAAATCGTTGCTGCCGATGGACGACTGGTGTGGAGTGGGCAGTGGGTGTTTCCCGTTGCTGATATCAAATGGAAAAGTTTTAGAACCGACACCCAAACCACTATTAATGCTGGAAAATATACGTTAAGATTGAAACCTAGGAAGCAAGGCCCTTTTTATTTTGATTGGATGAAAATTCAGTAG
- a CDS encoding transposase yields the protein MAVYINLTDGKVNAAMAAKEIVPHADSVVVADRAYVDFENLCRWHIGKSFFVVRFKKSVEFNRHDERELPEDRHQHILIDEYIELSEKKTKAKYPKKLRRVVVWDEVNQQTIELITNQFSWTANTISDLYKARWDIEQFFKDIKMQC from the coding sequence ATGGCTGTCTATATAAACCTTACCGATGGAAAAGTAAACGCTGCAATGGCTGCCAAAGAAATAGTTCCACATGCTGATAGTGTTGTGGTTGCCGATCGTGCTTACGTTGATTTCGAAAACCTTTGTCGTTGGCACATTGGAAAAAGTTTCTTTGTTGTCAGGTTTAAAAAGTCGGTAGAATTCAACAGACACGATGAACGGGAACTGCCAGAGGACAGGCACCAACACATCCTGATTGATGAATACATTGAACTCTCAGAGAAAAAAACAAAAGCCAAATACCCGAAAAAACTTCGCAGGGTCGTTGTTTGGGATGAAGTGAACCAGCAAACCATTGAGCTGATTACAAACCAATTTTCGTGGACAGCAAACACGATCTCCGATCTATACAAAGCACGTTGGGATATTGAGCAATTTTTTAAGGACATTAAAATGCAGTGTTGA
- a CDS encoding DUF4372 domain-containing protein: protein MNTNLTLFAQIIQSLSRNCFKTLVKHYDTDKHNKGIDSWTHLITMLFCPFSRVNSLRDVTNGLRSASGNLNHLGLQKAPSKSSLSYQNQNREWHLFQDYYFKLFQ, encoded by the coding sequence ATGAATACAAATTTAACGCTATTTGCACAAATAATTCAATCGTTGAGTAGAAACTGCTTCAAAACGTTGGTAAAACATTATGATACGGACAAGCATAATAAAGGTATCGATAGTTGGACACATTTAATAACCATGCTTTTTTGCCCGTTTTCAAGAGTAAACTCGCTGCGTGATGTAACAAATGGCTTACGTTCTGCCTCGGGGAATTTAAATCATTTGGGACTACAGAAAGCACCTTCCAAATCATCCTTGTCTTATCAGAACCAAAACCGGGAATGGCACCTTTTTCAGGATTACTATTTCAAATTATTCCAATGA
- a CDS encoding RagB/SusD family nutrient uptake outer membrane protein, with protein sequence MKLIRYIILSCTVLIFSQCTDLTEEPYTFLSPNNYYNNGEELGRALVGVYDGYQREFNGYYKYIMYLEVRTEFGSPAYAKDNMHLWNVWNDVNNADKMVITNWDDAYDIINRANLVIGRGADVEMDESLKARFFAEARFMRAATYFNLVRLYGGLPIPESFTEGLEGLEIPRKSVDQTYAYIIDDLEYAIKNLPKKSEYDANDIWRASKGAAQSLLGDVYLTRGGMTGDETYFQKAKEYTEAVMQSAEYALEPDFKDLWYWWNTNNKNGMESVFEIQYGGVDKEYNNTHTMFGVNITEYTLGCYMYRRFGPSISHYLSYSDTDARKEGSFLTRFHTTEKGNPSHILDTLVFVPEDKGFYPGSRGWKTAGPGNLKFYDRTPESATLKKPQATSYVIRYADVLLNYAEAENELNGPTASAYKAVNDVRNRADLDDLPANLTKEQFADSIYRERGWEFVGEGLLYFDEIRTDRIGENVKKHVKWGNDEGIYMYVDAPLEFVPSKDFLFKIPQYDLDSNPALVQNPDNVSAE encoded by the coding sequence ATGAAATTAATTAGATATATAATTTTAAGTTGTACAGTGCTTATATTTTCTCAGTGTACAGACTTAACAGAAGAACCCTACACCTTTTTGTCTCCAAACAATTACTACAACAACGGAGAGGAACTTGGTCGTGCACTAGTAGGTGTTTATGATGGCTATCAACGAGAGTTCAATGGTTATTACAAATACATCATGTACTTGGAAGTAAGGACTGAATTTGGATCACCAGCATATGCAAAGGACAACATGCACCTTTGGAATGTGTGGAATGATGTAAATAACGCAGATAAAATGGTTATCACAAATTGGGATGATGCCTATGATATTATTAACCGTGCAAATTTAGTTATTGGTCGGGGAGCTGATGTTGAAATGGATGAAAGCCTAAAAGCAAGATTTTTTGCCGAAGCTCGATTCATGAGGGCTGCAACTTATTTCAATCTTGTTCGCTTATATGGAGGACTTCCTATTCCAGAGTCATTTACTGAAGGACTTGAAGGACTTGAAATTCCCCGAAAATCAGTTGATCAAACCTATGCATATATTATTGACGATTTGGAATATGCAATAAAAAACTTACCTAAGAAATCAGAATATGATGCGAATGATATTTGGAGGGCTTCTAAGGGTGCTGCCCAGTCATTGCTTGGCGATGTTTATTTGACGAGAGGGGGCATGACCGGTGATGAAACTTACTTTCAGAAAGCTAAAGAGTATACCGAAGCGGTAATGCAATCTGCCGAATATGCACTTGAACCTGATTTTAAGGACTTGTGGTATTGGTGGAACACAAATAATAAAAATGGAATGGAGTCTGTTTTTGAAATCCAATATGGAGGTGTTGACAAGGAGTATAATAATACACACACCATGTTTGGAGTGAATATCACTGAATATACGCTTGGTTGTTATATGTATCGTCGTTTCGGACCTTCAATTTCGCACTATTTATCATACAGTGACACAGATGCTCGTAAAGAAGGAAGTTTCTTGACTCGTTTCCATACTACGGAAAAAGGAAATCCAAGCCATATTCTAGATACGCTGGTTTTCGTTCCTGAGGACAAAGGTTTTTATCCTGGTTCCAGAGGTTGGAAAACAGCAGGTCCTGGAAATCTTAAGTTTTACGATCGAACACCAGAATCAGCAACGTTGAAAAAGCCGCAAGCAACTTCATATGTTATTCGTTACGCTGATGTCTTATTAAACTATGCGGAGGCAGAAAATGAGCTAAATGGACCAACGGCTTCTGCTTACAAAGCAGTTAATGATGTTCGTAATCGCGCAGATTTAGATGATTTGCCTGCTAATTTAACTAAAGAACAGTTCGCAGACTCAATCTACCGTGAAAGAGGATGGGAATTTGTTGGAGAAGGTCTCCTGTATTTTGATGAAATACGAACTGATAGAATCGGAGAGAACGTTAAGAAGCATGTAAAATGGGGAAATGATGAAGGAATCTATATGTACGTGGACGCTCCATTGGAGTTTGTTCCATCAAAGGACTTTTTATTTAAAATACCTCAGTACGATTTAGATTCGAATCCTGCGTTAGTTCAAAATCCTGATAATGTATCAGCCGAATAG
- a CDS encoding SusC/RagA family TonB-linked outer membrane protein, with protein sequence MKKNLFSPVPIRSGMMKFLIVMKLTAFLLFLSFVSIASGSYSQGTRISLKFENNSIIDVFSEIERVSDYGFFFKSDQLDMNKQYTVEFNDASIEDVMTRLLDVDKYNYEVIGRTIVVNRTDGVTNIGQARKIRGVVTDGTGNPLPGVTIVIEGTQTGTISALDGSYELEVPADAEFLMFSFIGMQTQKVSVSNANNVVMYDDTIGLEEVVAVGYGTMKKSDLTGSVTQVKAEDLVSVSASNPIEALQGRASGVAVINADASPGSSPTIRIRGSGSITAGNEPLIVVDGFPLVNNNLNDISSNDIESMEILKDASSAAIYGSRGANGVILITTKKGKRGQNNLEVSGSLGIATPARVPEMLGREDFVNFINDAYTYSNGAPVYSSSNPAPSYDVDWHDEIIKNTSKVQNYSVAFSGGKDKTSYMLSGNIFSQDGMVEASGFEKFTVRVNLDHEFNPWLTVGTHMQVGRSQRDVRNNPTGNIFRYGWPTVPVKKTDGSWYYATEDPSISSYFEGTWNPVAEASEVTNELSTDRILGDVYALVTPIKNVTFKTNFGVDIANEKQYEYYTSNSSAGIGSGSTGTGGQTYRRKTSRLTDNILSYSNTWDKHRLTATGVYSWQEYVYEDLETSGSGFLNDATGANDMSYASIESISVNSDKYSNRLISWTARASYSYDDKYLLTVTGRYDGSSRFGNNNKWGFFPSVGFGWRVTQEPFLAGNETITNLKLRTSYGVTGNQEIGNYKSLASLSSAYYVFDGVPILGFAETIGNPDLKWERNIQYNVGVDIGFWNRLDLNLDYYSRQTSDLLYNVPIPTTSGYSSMLKNIGEVKNVGLELTAHARIIDSEFKWDVTTNVSSNKNEVVELYGDVEKINLGSSTGGIARYLIVGEAVNSLWARESAGIITTQDQLTAYQTIRSSAELGEEMYIDQNDDKSINSEDYINIGSTEPDFFYGVSTSLVYKNLSLDIYGQGATGLAAQDENTGYLTFGENQVQNRNYLPTRYAYDRMWSEENPTGTFPRAGAQEISLSDRTNGGWNYFIVKNIKVGYDFSSMIRNLNWVSNLNFYVNAQNYLNFANHRGYNPENGKVDFPYAKTMIFGIRAKF encoded by the coding sequence ATGAAAAAAAATCTATTTTCTCCTGTGCCAATAAGGTCCGGGATGATGAAATTTTTAATTGTTATGAAACTAACTGCTTTTCTACTTTTTCTTAGTTTTGTTTCTATCGCGTCAGGCTCCTATTCGCAGGGTACACGTATTAGTCTCAAATTTGAGAACAATAGTATTATCGATGTTTTTAGTGAAATTGAGAGAGTTTCCGATTACGGATTCTTCTTCAAAAGTGACCAGCTGGATATGAATAAGCAATATACAGTTGAGTTTAATGATGCTTCAATTGAGGATGTGATGACCCGACTCCTAGATGTGGACAAGTATAACTACGAGGTTATTGGAAGAACAATTGTGGTTAACCGAACAGATGGTGTTACTAACATTGGGCAGGCTCGTAAAATACGAGGAGTTGTAACAGATGGTACTGGAAATCCTCTTCCAGGTGTGACTATCGTAATTGAAGGGACACAAACAGGAACGATATCTGCACTGGACGGAAGTTATGAACTGGAAGTTCCAGCTGATGCTGAGTTTTTGATGTTTTCATTCATCGGAATGCAAACACAAAAGGTAAGCGTTTCGAATGCCAACAATGTGGTCATGTATGATGATACCATTGGGCTGGAAGAGGTTGTAGCAGTAGGGTATGGAACCATGAAGAAAAGTGACCTGACAGGCTCTGTTACACAGGTTAAGGCTGAAGATTTGGTTAGTGTTTCTGCGTCAAACCCAATTGAAGCATTACAAGGTAGAGCATCTGGAGTTGCAGTAATAAATGCCGATGCTTCTCCCGGATCTTCACCAACTATTCGAATTCGTGGTAGCGGGTCAATTACTGCTGGAAACGAACCACTTATTGTTGTGGATGGATTTCCTTTGGTGAATAATAATCTAAATGATATTAGCAGCAACGATATTGAATCAATGGAGATATTAAAAGATGCCTCATCTGCTGCTATTTACGGATCTAGAGGAGCGAACGGTGTTATTTTGATTACAACTAAAAAAGGAAAAAGAGGACAAAATAATCTGGAGGTAAGCGGATCGTTGGGAATTGCAACTCCTGCAAGGGTGCCAGAAATGCTGGGAAGGGAAGATTTCGTTAATTTTATTAATGATGCTTATACCTATTCAAATGGAGCTCCCGTTTATTCCTCGTCTAATCCAGCTCCTTCGTATGATGTCGACTGGCACGATGAAATTATCAAGAACACTTCCAAAGTGCAAAACTATTCTGTTGCGTTTAGTGGAGGAAAAGATAAAACATCTTATATGCTGTCAGGTAATATCTTTTCGCAGGATGGGATGGTTGAAGCTTCTGGCTTTGAAAAGTTTACTGTACGTGTGAATTTAGATCATGAGTTTAACCCTTGGTTGACTGTTGGAACACACATGCAAGTGGGCAGGTCGCAACGAGATGTCCGCAACAATCCAACAGGTAATATTTTCCGTTACGGTTGGCCAACTGTACCAGTTAAAAAAACTGATGGAAGTTGGTATTATGCCACTGAAGATCCTTCAATCAGCTCTTATTTCGAAGGTACCTGGAACCCGGTTGCAGAAGCGTCGGAAGTAACAAACGAGCTGAGTACTGATCGAATACTTGGCGATGTTTATGCTTTAGTTACCCCTATAAAGAATGTAACCTTTAAGACAAATTTCGGTGTTGATATTGCTAACGAAAAGCAATACGAATATTACACATCTAATTCAAGTGCAGGAATTGGATCAGGAAGCACAGGTACTGGAGGACAAACCTATCGGAGAAAAACAAGTCGGTTAACTGATAACATCCTGAGTTATTCGAATACTTGGGATAAACACCGATTGACAGCTACTGGAGTATATTCATGGCAGGAATACGTTTATGAAGATCTGGAAACCAGCGGATCTGGATTTCTGAATGATGCAACTGGCGCAAATGATATGTCCTATGCCAGTATTGAGAGTATTTCTGTTAACTCTGATAAATATTCAAATCGATTGATTTCATGGACAGCCAGAGCTTCATATTCTTATGATGATAAATATTTATTGACCGTTACAGGAAGATATGATGGCTCTTCCAGATTTGGAAACAACAACAAATGGGGATTTTTTCCATCTGTAGGATTTGGTTGGAGAGTTACTCAAGAACCATTTTTAGCCGGAAATGAAACCATTACTAATCTAAAACTGAGAACCAGTTATGGTGTTACAGGAAACCAGGAAATTGGTAATTATAAATCACTTGCGTCATTGAGCAGTGCCTATTATGTGTTTGATGGTGTCCCAATTCTAGGATTTGCTGAAACCATTGGTAACCCGGATCTGAAATGGGAACGTAATATTCAATATAATGTCGGAGTAGATATTGGCTTTTGGAATCGATTGGATTTGAATTTGGATTATTATTCTCGTCAAACGTCTGATTTGTTATATAATGTACCTATTCCTACAACTTCTGGTTATTCAAGCATGTTGAAGAATATTGGGGAAGTGAAAAATGTTGGACTTGAACTAACAGCTCACGCACGAATCATCGATTCGGAATTTAAATGGGATGTGACAACCAATGTCTCTAGTAACAAAAATGAAGTTGTTGAACTTTATGGCGATGTTGAAAAAATTAATTTAGGTTCATCTACAGGAGGTATTGCTCGCTATTTGATCGTTGGTGAAGCGGTAAATAGCCTGTGGGCTCGCGAGTCTGCCGGAATTATTACAACACAGGATCAACTTACCGCTTACCAGACTATTCGATCGTCTGCCGAGTTAGGAGAAGAAATGTACATCGATCAGAATGATGATAAGAGCATCAATAGTGAAGACTACATTAACATTGGTTCAACTGAGCCTGATTTCTTTTATGGTGTGTCAACGAGCCTGGTATACAAAAATCTAAGTCTGGATATATATGGTCAAGGAGCAACAGGCCTTGCTGCACAAGATGAAAACACAGGGTACTTAACATTCGGAGAAAACCAGGTGCAGAACAGAAATTACCTGCCAACAAGATATGCTTACGACAGAATGTGGAGTGAGGAAAATCCAACCGGCACATTCCCTCGTGCAGGTGCTCAGGAAATATCATTGTCAGACCGTACCAATGGAGGCTGGAATTATTTTATTGTCAAAAATATTAAAGTTGGCTATGACTTTTCTTCAATGATCAGAAATTTAAACTGGGTAAGTAATCTGAATTTTTACGTTAATGCACAGAATTATTTGAATTTTGCAAACCATCGGGGGTACAACCCCGAAAACGGGAAGGTTGATTTCCCTTATGCAAAAACAATGATATTCGGAATCCGAGCTAAATTTTAA